From the Pangasianodon hypophthalmus isolate fPanHyp1 chromosome 18, fPanHyp1.pri, whole genome shotgun sequence genome, the window ACACTACATAACCCATGCTAGCTATGTTAGCtgtgatgctaagtgtaattacggTGTAGTGTTAGTCATACGGAGGGTTTTCTCTGTAATTTACCTCCACtcctgagggaaatgttgatgttccGGATGGTTCTGTGTCGGTTCCGCTCTCACTGTGTCttataaaagatttaaatcATTAGCCATCATTAACTAGCTTACACTCTGCGTCCATTTTTCcatgttgcctagcaacagcgtTCTCCTGATGCTTTAGTGGTGAGTATATAATCACCAAAATCATGAATTCACAAGTGAACGCTCCGATATTTACACAACTATCATACGAGTGTTTTTCTGCATtctgtaaataattattttctttaattctcCATAAACAGAAGAGTTTTAGTGTCTAACTGTAGAACTGTGCGGTAAAGAGAACGCGACTTTATGTTTATTACgatatttaataatgtttgGCTTcagtttttcatgaaaaaaagagaaatatttatttacactgctGTTTCATTcacatcacaggtttttattaatgcgtTCATTCTAATAcctcatcgtttctatagtaacagctcgagTGTAATCGTTGATCAGGTGacgttttcttaaagtaaggagacgtttatgtaacgtatggaaggagtctccagtgtcagcgctttgtaacagtcagaggtaaagctgtgactgTAAGTTttgcgacgtcttcaggacagaggagtttacgcttctttgcggtttctcagtaacatgcggaacaagctgcgattattttctcattaagttgaagagagagaataaagagacgctggtgagggaacgagtgtttatagctgctgtaacgtaagcgacaacaggaactaactcgtttcactgACGTTCTACATCATTAAACGTAACTCTAAATGGGTAAAACTAAAcggctgtggtgtaagaggaataaaacactcagggacgtgctgttacaggaaaacaatcgaCTTCGgcgtggaaacagtaactccgctcCATCGCACCATCGCGTCACTGGGAGGAGTTCTGTCCGCCATATTGGGATGATGTCATCACTGTAGCATCGCTGACATCTGCTTTCaccacaggaaccttttcaggaacctcAGAACTTTACGTGTTTTTCTCCAGGGTTCCGACTGTAGTTCCTGAGCTGAAGCGCAGAGACCCAAATTCACCAACAGCGTGTCAGACTTCTGccctacatttaaaaacaattattcaGCTAATGAACGATTATTAAAGTGTGAAGTACGTTTActtcacagaaagaaagactggaagcgagaaaatgtgttttattttcacaaattaaactgtaatttgCTCCGTGTGGCTTCATTTCTGCTAACGGAAACACAACCTGCTCCACTTTAGTTCCTCAGAAAGTTTCAGAACCTCGCTCTTATTGccgctgtgtgtgtttcagtggtaTCAcactgccctctggtggtcaCTTAGAAAATTACACTGATGGAAGAATGAACGGAAAAGTTTCCTCTAATAAATTGCGTTCTAGATCATGATTTAGTGACATCATAAACTGACTTCATACGTAGCCACGCCCCTTTATACGTCTTACACAGTATCAAAAACTATCAAGAAATGAATCTGTAcaagatttaattatttaaacatcatttttatgttaaatccacacatactgtaaaaaaatgctttaatgaTACAGAGCCGGTTTATGTTTTTCTATCCAAACCTTAAAGACAAACGGAAAAAAGAAACGCAGACCTGCAGAACCCCGAGATGAATAACACGCGGTTCTCTTGAAGGAGGCGGGgtttaaacagtaaaatataacaATCCATTTCAGAAATCGCTCTTTTACAAATCTGTTGTGTAAAGCTCCTCAGAAAAACGGACCACATTTTCAGCAAAACGTTTTAAATCACTTTCTAATCATCATCACTATTAAAGTTCTATGGAAAAGCTTAGACCTGACACTTCGCTGTAGTATTATTAAACGTTTTAACCATTTTCAGAGTGCATTcgtaataaatatatttaactgatGTTAGCTACACGTGTACCGTTAGCTAAGCGGAACACACACTGAcgaattttatttcacattaatgaactcaaaacgtTCTCCATTTGCCGTGAGAGAAAGCGAGGACGCCGCGTCGGCGCGTCTCTCAAGCGGGAAAATCGAAAGCGAAAGAGattaaaagaagaagagaaaactgtatttttttaaacatacgcAGGTCTGCAGCACGACATGAACGACCTTCAGGTTTTGCTCGAATAGAAACGAGCGAGATGTTCTCACTGCCATTTCTCttttacacaaacattacaaGCTCACGAGTCCAGTGTAGAAATAATCAACCTTTAAACATCAAGTTCATGGAATCCACAGAGGTGAAGAGATCCTCACAGCatcacacaggtgtgtgtgtgtgtgtgtgtgtgtgtgaggttctCCTTAGTGCTCCTTCAGCtggtcctcctcctccagcttgCGTATCTCCTCCTTCAGGAAGTTGATGTTTTCTCTGGAGGCCTTCAGCTTCTCCTTCAGCTCCGTGATCTCCAGACTCGTCTTCTTCTTCGCCGCCTCCAGTTTCTCCCGGGTACGCAACTCCAACTCTgcaactaacacacacacacacacacacacacacacggagtgcTCAGCAGCAGCTGTGACCTTGTTCCAAACCACATCCTGAGGATAAAATGGTGCACTCACACTCCGTCTCGTGTTTGTAGGCCCCGAGCGTGAGCTGTCTCGTGGTGTTCAGCAGCTGCTGCATCATCGCCGTCGGATCCTGGAAGATCTAAAAACGACAAAACGCACGTTACCTCctataataaaatatcacacCGCAGACGTGGACTCGCTGGGGGCGGGGCCTAATCGGGGTCGTACCATCTCATCGTAGAACTCGGAGACGACGGTCTTCTTGGGCATGGCGCTGGAGTCGGACTGGAACAGCTTGAGCAGGTGATACAGCGTGACCTGAGATAAACAGAGACGGCTCTCATGGAGAacttaaagaatttttttcactaaatattaataaatgaggAACATTGCAGAAgattttacagaaaagtcattctcaaaaatatctttctatGAAAGAAATCTTCTTGTTTGTTATTTACAAAAAGAATTTTGTACAAAggttttgtaataaatatttcttaataaatgttcattttcacCACCAGCTTATGAGCTTTTAAATGGTCGATAATTACGATGATGTTACTAGAGTGTTGAAACTGTAACACCTCTAGAGTACGATGAAAACATCTTCACACGCTACGACACGCTGGAATTTAAAACCCTTCATCAGCTGATGAGGAAAAGGACGGTGTTACTCCAGAGATTTTGAGCGTAATAACGATACGGTCGCTTGGGGAACGCGGCGACTCTGTGGCTGGCGTTCT encodes:
- the yeats4 gene encoding YEATS domain-containing protein 4 isoform X2 gives rise to the protein MFKRMAEFGPDSGGRVKDMSAYVKKIQFKLHESYGNPLRVVTKPPYEITETGWGEFEIIIKIFFIDPNERPVTLYHLLKLFQSDSSAMPKKTVVSEFYDEMIFQDPTAMMQQLLNTTRQLTLGAYKHETEFAELELRTREKLEAAKKKTSLEITELKEKLKASRENINFLKEEIRKLEEEDQLKEH
- the yeats4 gene encoding YEATS domain-containing protein 4 isoform X1, producing MFKRMAEFGPDSGGRVKGVTIVKPIVFGNVARYFGKKREEDGHTHQWTVYVKPYRNEDMSAYVKKIQFKLHESYGNPLRVVTKPPYEITETGWGEFEIIIKIFFIDPNERPVTLYHLLKLFQSDSSAMPKKTVVSEFYDEMIFQDPTAMMQQLLNTTRQLTLGAYKHETEFAELELRTREKLEAAKKKTSLEITELKEKLKASRENINFLKEEIRKLEEEDQLKEH